In the Enterococcus rotai genome, CTTTTTTGAGTTAAATATTGATCGTTGTAAAGTTGTAAGTTCATAAGTAAGTGTAATTTATCGCGATCTTCTTCATCTAAAAATTGCAAATATTCCATTATTCTCTCCCCAGTGTTGGATTAGAAGCAAAACTGTTAAAAGAATTGCTTCTAATCCGGTATTTAGTTTATTTTTTTAACTTTTTTGGCTGTTACTCTGTAAGATTCTCCGATTTTCCCCGTAATAGTACTTGGCGCAGTAAGTTCATTGCCTTGTTCATCAACAAACTTAATCGTCACAGAGCCTCTACCATCATGATCTGTTTGTTTTTCCTTAGCTTGGTGTTGCACCGTTTCTTTGGAATCACTCGTTTTTTCAGTGGTTGCCAGTGTATTTGGAAACCACGTTGGCAACTCTAGAGCCTCTTTTAATGCCTCAGAAACGTCCACTTGATTCTTAACGATGTGAGTAATACTGCTAATGATAGGGTTAGTTCCGTAACCAAAATATTCTGTGGGGAATGCAGAATGTGAATTGGTCAAAGGAATTAAGGGTTTCTCTATCTTTTTATACATGTAATGGACTGTTTGGGCTTGATTCGTAAACGATCCGCTAGCGTTTTTAGGAAGTTCTTTTAGTTGCCAGCCTGTTATTTGTTTGCTTACAGACGTATAAGGTGCATCAAGCTGTCCTTGCAATGTTTCTGGTTCAGCAAGTGGCTTCCCTTGTGTATCGGTATAGTAGACCATTACAGGTTCACCAAGTGCTCTTTCATAGGTAAAAATAATTTCCTGTGGATTTTGTGTGAAGGTGCCTTCTGTATTCCCAGCTGTTGATTTCAATACCCAAGTATTGATGTCTTTAGGTACAGCTGTGAATGAGGCATCGATTTTTCCTTCTAAGACAGTAGATTCACTAATAGGCTGCCCCACTTCATCCTGGTATTTAATGGTCACTGGAGCTCCATCTTCAGGCTCGTCAATTACGTTAAATTGTTGGAAGTACGTTCCAGCAGAAATGGCATAGAAACTAAAATGAGGTGGGGTCTCATAGCTTCCTACAGGATTATTTATCCGAGCATTATATGTAATACTAGTGAGATTATGAAAATCTTCTTCTGTAACAGCTGAGACAGTGATTCCAAGATCTGTGATTTGCAAGCGATCTGCTGGCAATTGTGCATCATTGAATTCAAGTACGGTATTACTAGCAGAAGTTGATGTTGTAAATGGTGGTACATAGCCATCAAAATTTGTGAGTCGATTAGGCATTTCAGCAAATGGCATAAAAACGGTTTGCTGTGTGGCGTCATAGTCTAAGGTGTTCCGAGAAATCGTCGCTGGAAGACTTGTTAGACCAGTGTTTTGCCCAAATGCTGCTAGATCATTCAGCGCGGGAAAATCATTGATTACAGTAAAATCTGTAATACCGCAAAATTGAACAGAAATGGAACGTAATTTAGGTAAATTTTTCAAGGGTTCAAGTGTCGTAATAAACATGTTTTTATCCAAATATAGACGTTCAAGACTCATAAATGTAGTGAATTTTGATAATACCTCATTATCTAGTTGTCTAGAAGTTACTGAGATATGAGTAATTCCAGTACTTTTTCTTAGATCTGGAAAAGTGCTAGAGGTTAAAAACTTCCCACTTAAATTGACAAAAACGAGCGATGTCAACTGTTCCAAAGGGGTAAAGTCCCCCACATTGTTATTGTCTAAAGAGATGCTACCTAAGTTGGTGGCATATTCTAGACCTGCCAAACTGTTGATTTGTATAGATGTATCATTCGTTATCGTTAAAGAAGTCAGGCTCTCCATATCTTGCTTAGTAAGTACATCATCTGTTGATTTTCCTAATTTTATTAAAATAGTTTCTCTTAGAACCTTGTCAGGAACGGATACTATTTCTGATGCAGCTCTTGTAAAAGGAAGTTCTGGACTGGATGGGTGTATAGAAGAATTGTACGTAGCTGATTCAGAAGAAGGTGTGTGTTCCATTGCCGTTGGGTCATCTTGGTTGATTGCTGTCGCTTCGATGGGCAAATTTGCTAAAGCATAAATACTCAAACAGAGCATTGAAGGTAGGAAAATTTTTTTTGCGTTGTTCAATAGTAATACTCCTCAATAAATATAGTTATAAAGTGAAAGAATCAATCTGTTTGTGAAGTTTATTTTTGCTTAAAAATCGTCTATTTTTATAGATTATTCTTTCTGGATAACTTTTTGATATCAAAAATATTTTATATAAGAAAAAGAAATCAACTAATATAGTACACTTTTTCACTAATAACATCTATAAAATAATGAAAAGAATTTCTTTATTTTTTAGTAAGTTCGGAAAAAATGCGGACATTTGCAAAAAAATGGGAAAATAGTTTCTTTGGCGTGATTGTATTTTATTTGTATATAGACGAATATTAAATAAGCAAAATAAAAATAATTATGATTTGTTTTTGAGATTTTTATATTGAATAGGAGAGGAATGTTATGAGGGTTGGGATACTAAACGCAGAAACAAAGAGTAGTGAAACAGTTATTTCCTATAAAGCCTCTGGATGTTTAGTAGAAAATAAAAAAGTAGTCGATGAGAAGGACTTACAAGATATAGATGCCTTGCTTATTTGTAAAAATCAAACATTCAGTGTTGTAGAAGTTTGTGAATGGGTCATCAAAGGTAAAATGTATCGATCGATTCCTATCTGGGTAAGCACCACTGAAAAACAAGTAGAAGAAAAAAATATTTATTTACAATTAGGTGTTTGTGGGATTTTTGAAGATTATACCATTGAAGAAATAGATTTGGCTATTAGCAACAGCTTAAATACAATGAAATCGGCGCAGCATATGGAATTGAAAGAAGAGTCAATGTTGCAATTAGATCCCTTAAAGCTAAGCCTTAATGTTAATAATGTAACCATTTCACTGACAAAATCAGAATATTATCTGGTTGCTCTTCTTTATGAACACAAGGAAGAGGTCTGCACCTATGAAATGCTTGCGGAAACTTTTTTGGGTAAAGATATTGAGTTATTGAGTGAAAATGGGCAAAGCAGAGTAGCGAATATTGTTTGTAAAATCCGAGCAAAAATAGCCCAAGCAAGTGATGGGAAAAACGAGTTGATCAAAACGATTCGCTCAAGAGGCTACATGCTAACTTTATCTAAATGAAGTAAACCTGGAGAGGGGGTGAGCGATAGAATCTGACGAGTCAATAGCCAAGGCAAATCCTCCGACAAACAAAATCATCACTTAGTAGAAAAGAATATCGTTATTTAAGGCAGAGGGGAGGCAATTATGAAAAAACTAATTCAATCTAGTATTTGTTTACTGCTCTTATTTGTCCCATTTTATGGAACATCTGCAGAAGCCTCTGGAAAAACGCAATCAGATATTACTTTTATTCAAGGTGACCATCCGAAAAAACCGATTATTGATACTATTTTTTCTGGAAATAAAAAAGGAATACTTCCTCAGACAGGGGAAGAGTTAAGCCTGTACTTACTTATTATCGGGATTTGTCTGTTGATTTTCATTTATCTAGGGTTTTACTTAAAAAATAAAAACACACGAAAGAAGGAACAAGAATGAAAAAGAAATTAGTTGCAAGTTTATTGTTGAGTGGATTGGTATTCAGTTACGGCTCTACAGGAGTTTATGCAGAGGAAACAAGTGCAGCAGCTAAAACAAAAGCTGAAACGGAATTTACTGCTGGGGATCGTCCAGATCCATCGAAACCAGAAGAAGGACCAAAAGATCCTAATCCATTAGATCCAGATCCAGATCCGACAGATCCAACGAAACC is a window encoding:
- a CDS encoding MucBP domain-containing protein, translating into MNNAKKIFLPSMLCLSIYALANLPIEATAINQDDPTAMEHTPSSESATYNSSIHPSSPELPFTRAASEIVSVPDKVLRETILIKLGKSTDDVLTKQDMESLTSLTITNDTSIQINSLAGLEYATNLGSISLDNNNVGDFTPLEQLTSLVFVNLSGKFLTSSTFPDLRKSTGITHISVTSRQLDNEVLSKFTTFMSLERLYLDKNMFITTLEPLKNLPKLRSISVQFCGITDFTVINDFPALNDLAAFGQNTGLTSLPATISRNTLDYDATQQTVFMPFAEMPNRLTNFDGYVPPFTTSTSASNTVLEFNDAQLPADRLQITDLGITVSAVTEEDFHNLTSITYNARINNPVGSYETPPHFSFYAISAGTYFQQFNVIDEPEDGAPVTIKYQDEVGQPISESTVLEGKIDASFTAVPKDINTWVLKSTAGNTEGTFTQNPQEIIFTYERALGEPVMVYYTDTQGKPLAEPETLQGQLDAPYTSVSKQITGWQLKELPKNASGSFTNQAQTVHYMYKKIEKPLIPLTNSHSAFPTEYFGYGTNPIISSITHIVKNQVDVSEALKEALELPTWFPNTLATTEKTSDSKETVQHQAKEKQTDHDGRGSVTIKFVDEQGNELTAPSTITGKIGESYRVTAKKVKKIN
- a CDS encoding winged helix-turn-helix transcriptional regulator gives rise to the protein MRVGILNAETKSSETVISYKASGCLVENKKVVDEKDLQDIDALLICKNQTFSVVEVCEWVIKGKMYRSIPIWVSTTEKQVEEKNIYLQLGVCGIFEDYTIEEIDLAISNSLNTMKSAQHMELKEESMLQLDPLKLSLNVNNVTISLTKSEYYLVALLYEHKEEVCTYEMLAETFLGKDIELLSENGQSRVANIVCKIRAKIAQASDGKNELIKTIRSRGYMLTLSK
- a CDS encoding LPXTG cell wall anchor domain-containing protein; the encoded protein is MKKLIQSSICLLLLFVPFYGTSAEASGKTQSDITFIQGDHPKKPIIDTIFSGNKKGILPQTGEELSLYLLIIGICLLIFIYLGFYLKNKNTRKKEQE